The following are encoded in a window of Halosolutus halophilus genomic DNA:
- a CDS encoding GNAT family N-acetyltransferase, with the protein MGSQLTVRRYRPGDVERVRELHEAAMRDVGAYVEGGPDEDLENITESYLDTGGEFLVGTIDDRLVAMGAFQPVADDHYLWNFVSELPTSTVELTRMRIDPDHQRQGYGQAIYEALEARMRSNDYHHVVLDTRAIQTAAQAFYETNGFELTSRERIDSFDEPFELLVYEKSLTSGP; encoded by the coding sequence ATGGGATCTCAGCTCACGGTCCGGCGCTACCGACCGGGTGACGTCGAGCGAGTTCGCGAACTGCACGAAGCGGCTATGCGAGATGTGGGGGCATACGTCGAGGGCGGGCCTGACGAGGATCTCGAGAACATCACCGAATCGTATCTCGACACCGGCGGCGAGTTTCTGGTCGGGACGATCGACGATCGGCTCGTCGCGATGGGTGCGTTCCAGCCGGTCGCGGACGATCACTATCTCTGGAACTTCGTGTCCGAGCTGCCGACCTCGACGGTCGAGCTGACGCGGATGCGCATCGATCCAGACCACCAGCGACAGGGGTACGGACAGGCGATCTACGAAGCGCTCGAAGCGCGGATGCGATCGAACGACTATCACCACGTCGTCCTCGATACGAGAGCGATCCAGACCGCAGCACAGGCGTTCTACGAGACGAACGGGTTCGAACTGACGAGTCGCGAACGGATCGATTCGTTCGACGAGCCGTTCGAGCTGCTGGTCTACGAGAAATCGCTGACGAGCGGTCCGTAG